From Pseudobythopirellula maris:
CTGTAGAGCGCTTCGAGCTGCTCGTACTGAGGGGTCAGGCCGCAGCGGCTCGCGACGTTCACCAGCAGCACCACCTTGCCCTGGTACTTCTCGGCGAGGTTGACCAACTGGCCGTCGATCGTCTCCATGTCGAAGTTCAGCGCCGCCGGCGGCGCCTGGGCTTGGGCCTCGGCGATCACTTTCGGTTCCGTGGGCGGCGTTTCTTGGGCCATGGTCATCGTCGGGGAGATAAGGGTGCAGAGAAGTGCGATTGCTACAGCGCGCATGGTGGTCGGTACCTTGGTGGCGTTTGGTCGGGCGGAGGCGTGTCGTCGAGCGAAACAGATTATAGGCGCGCCGACTCGAACCGACACCTAACTCGGCCCAAGCCGCCGCCGCGCCTCGAGCACCGCGTCGCGGGCCGCCTCGACCGTGTCGGCCACGGCCGTGAGGTGCCCCATCTTCCGCCCCGGCCGGGCCGAGCCCTTGCCGTAGAGGTGCAATTGCACGCCATCGACGGCCTTGGCGGCGTCCCAGTCGGGCTCGCCCGCCGACCAAAGATCGCCCAGCAGGTTGGCCATCGCCGCCGGCCGTGGGGCCTCGAAAGAGCCGAGCGGCATGCCGGCGATCGCGCGCGCTTGTTGCTCAAACTGTGAAGCGGCACACGCTTCGATCGTCAGGTGCCCCGAGTTGTGCGGCCGTGGGGCGATCTCGTTCACCACGACTTGGCCATCGGTCGTCTCGAAGAACTCGACACAAACAACCCCGACCAGGTCGAGCTCCTTGGCCACGAGCTCCGCCACGCGGCGCGCCTCGGCGGCGACCGACTCGTCGCAGGCGGCCGGCAGCAGCGACAGGTCGAGGATGTGGTTCTTGTGGTCGTTCTCGATCGGCCCGCAAACGGCCGTGGCGCCGTCCATGCCGCGGGCGACGACGACCGACACCTCGCGGCGGAACTCAACGAACTGTTCGAGCACACACTTGTGGCGACCGAGGTAGGCCCACGCGTCGGCCGCCTCGGCCGCGTCGTGGAGCACGACCTGGCCCTTGCCGTCGTAGCCGAACTGCGTGGTCTTGAGCACCGAGGGGGCGCCGATCAGGTCGACCGCCGCCAGCAGTTCGTCGTTGTTGCGGACCATGGCGAACGGCGCGCACGGCACGCCGGCGCCGAGCAAGAACCGCTTCTCGCGGCCGCGGTTCTGCACCATGAACAGCGCCTCGCCGCTTGGGGCGACGCGGGTGTGCCGGGCGGCCGCCTCGGCCGTGGCCACGGGCACGTTCTCGAACTCGAGCGTCACGGCGTCGACCGATTCCGCGAAGCCCGCCACGGCGGCGAAGTCGTGGTAGTCAGCCACGGTGTGGGCGTCGGCCGCTTGGCTCGCCGGGCAATCGCCCTCGGGCGCGAACACGTGCGTCTTGAAGCCGAGCGCCGAGGCCGCCTCGCAAAACATGCGGCCGAGCTGCCCGCCGCCGAACACGCCAAGGGTCGAACCCGGCGGCAACGGTTCGTGAGGCGTCGTGTCGGCGTTGGCCACAGGCTTTGCGGTGGTGAGAAGGAGACAGGGAAGTTGCTGGGAATGACCAATGACCAAGCCCCAATGACCAAGAAGGCTTGTCAGCGAGTATTGGTCATTGGGGCTTGGTCATTGGTCATTCGCCCTAGGTGAGTTTCTGCGCAAGCACCTTGTCGGTCTGCGCCTGCTGAAAGGCGTGCAGCTTCTTGCGCAGCTCCGGGCGGCTCGCCGCCAGGATGCGCGCCGCCAGCAGCCCCGCGTTCTTGGCGCCGGCGGCGCCGATCGCGAGCGTTCCTACGGGCACGCCGCCCGGCATCTGGGCGATCGACAACAGCGAGTCGATCCCGCTGAGCGCCTTCGACTGCACCGGCACTCCGAGCACGGGCAACACGGTCATCGACGCCACCATGCCGGGCAGGTGGGCCGCCCCGCCGGCGCCGGCGACGATCACCTCCAACCCGCGGCCCTCGGCCTCCTTGGCGTACTCGACCATCAGCTCCGGCGTGCGGTGGGCCGACACCACGCGGTGCTCGCACGGCACGCCGAGCTCCTCGAGCGCCTCGACGGCGCGGCGCATCGTCTCCCAGTCGCTCTGGGAGCCCATGATCACGCCCACCAGGGGCGATTCGCTGTCGGCTGGCATCGACGGCCCTTTCTCGAAACGGATCAAACTCTGTAGGGAACGCTCTCGGTGGCGTTCCGACCCCCGGCGGGCTGGCTCGCCCCAACAGGAGAACCTGTACCCGGCGCCAGGAACGCCACGGAGGGCGTTCCCTACAGCTCTTATCGTTACAGCGCCGCTGCGCCCGCTTCGGCCACGGCGTGGTCGTCTTCCACGGTGCTGCCCGAGACGCCGATCGCGCCGATCAGCTCGCCGTCGGCGCCCGTGACCGGCACGCCGCCGGGGAACGTGATCAAGCCGCCGTTCGAGTGCTCGATGGCGTAGAGCGGGCCGCCCGGCTGCGACAAACCGCCGATCGCGCCCGTGGGCATGTCGAACATCCGCGCCGTGCGGGCCTTCTTGATCGAGATGTCGATCGACCCCAGCCAGGCGCCGTCCATGTGGGCGAACGCCGTGAGGTTGCCGCCGGCGTCGACCACCGCGACGTTCATCAGCACGCCCATCTCGGTGCTCTTGGCCACGGCCGCCGCGACCATCTTCTGAGCCTGTTCCAACGTTACGCCAACAGCAGCCGCCATAGTGATTCTCCGTGTGTCCGCTCGGGTTTCCGTTTGGGGGGAGTAAGCCTGCCGCGAGGATACCGCCGCGCCAGCGGGCCGCCAAGCGTCCCGGTCCCCCAAGAGGTTGGCCGTGGGAGGGGTCTCTGACCCCGATAACGCGCTCTTAGAGCGGTATTCGAATTGGTGTGGACGAGCGGGGAAGCGATTGGCGGCGTGGCGAGGAAGCCGAAGCAGGCAATGCGGTGCATTGTCGATGCAGGCTGACGAAGCCATGACGCCGATCGCGAGCCGAGCGTCTACACCTATGAGCAAACCGCTCTAGCCTTATGCGGCTCACACACCGCTATCGGCGTCAGAGACGCCTCCCACATCAATCCCTTCTTATTCCCTTACCCGCGCTGATCCGCTCGATCCGCGCTAACCCGCGTCTCATTCTTTGCCCCTTCTCCAACCCGAGGCTCATTTTTCTTGACGCGGGGGCCGATACCGAAGTAGTGTACGCATGTATGGTAAACGTCGACTGGCTCTTTCTCGACATGAACGCCTTCTTCGCCTCGGCGGAGCAGCAGCTGCGGCCCGAGCTGCGCGGTCGGCCCGTGGCCGTCGTGCCGACGATGACCCACCGCACCTGCTGCATCGCCGCCAGCTACGAGGCCCGGCCGTACGGCGTCCGCACCGGCACGAACGTGGGCGAGGCGCTGAGGCTCTGCCCGCGCCTGGTGCTGGTCGAGGCCCGCCACGAGCGCTACGTCGATCTGCACCACGCGATCATCGCCGCGGTGGAGACCGTGCTGCCGGTCGAAAAGGTCTGCTCGGTCGACGAGATGGTCTGTCAGCTCTCGCCGCAGCACCGGAGCGTGGCCGAGGCGGTGCTGCAGGGCCAGCGCGTCAAAGAGGCGATCTACCGCGACGTGGGCGAGGCGATGCGTTGCTCGGTCGGGCTGGCGACGAACCGCTTCCTCGCCAAGGTGGCCAGCAACCTCAAGAAGCCCGACGGCCTCACCGTGCTCACCCGCGAGGGGCTGCCGAAGAGCCTCTACCGGATGAAGCTCGACGATTTTCCCGGCATCGCGCGCAACATGCGCGCCCGGCTCGAGCGGCGCGGCGTGCGCAGCGTAAGGCAGCTGTGCGGCCTGAGCCGCGACGACATGGTCGACATCTGGGAGAGCGTGCTGGGCGAGCAGTGGTGGCACTGGCTGCGCGGCGACGAGGTTCCCGATCGGCCGACCAAGCGCCGCACGGTGGGGCACTCGCACGTGCTGCCGCCCGAGCTGCGCACCGACGGAGGATCGCGCGGCGTGATGGTGCGTCTCTTGCACAAGGCGGCCGCCCGCTTAAGAAAACTCGAGCACTGGGCCGGGCGGATGGACCTGTCGGTGAGCTACGCCGACGACCGCCCGCGTTGGAAGGTGACGATCAAGCTCGGCCGCTGCCAAGACACGCCCACGATGCTCCGCGCCTTGGACGAGGCGTGGCAAACCCGCACGCCGAGCGAGGTGCGCCACGGCCGGCCGATCCAGGTGGCGATCACGCTCTACAAACTCACCCCCTCGGTGTGCGCCACGCCGTCGCTGTTCGTCGAAGAACGCAAGGCGCTCGAGGCGGCCCGCACGATGGACATGGTCAACGACCAACTCGGCGGCGGCGCCCTCTACTTCGCGTCGATGCACAACACCAAGGAGACGGCGCCGATGCGGATCGCGTTCACCAACATCCCCAACCTGGAAGACGAGCGCGGCGCGGTGGGGGGCAGCACGCGCGAAGGGAAAGAAGAGAGACCGCTTATCGCCACGGAGTTGAAGGGAACCACAAAGGAACTAAGGAACAAAGAGAAACGGCATGCCTGAGTTTGAACCGATTCCTGAAGGCGATGAGAAGCTGGCGAAAGTGGTTCTCGACGCCGCTTTTCGAGTCCACACGAAGCTCGGACCCGGGCTGCTTGAATCGGTGTACGAGCAGTGCCTTTGCCACGAATTGTTGCAGGCCCGCATCCTGTTCCAGTCCCAGCTCATGTTGCCTATTCAATACGACCAGATTGTGATTGATGCCGGACTGCGTCTCGACTTGCTAGTCGGAGAAAGAACCGTTGTAGAACTCAAAGCGGTCGAGTCCGTGCTTCCAATCCACAAGGCGCAGCTCTTTACCTACCTAAAGCTGACAAAGTGCCGCCTAGGCCTCTTGCTCAATTTTAACGTCCCCCAGTTCAAGCACGGCTTTACGAGAGTCGTTTGCTGACCCTGCTTTCGTCGTTCCTTTGTTCCTTCGTGGTTCCCTTCTTCTCACCTACCAATCCACCAAGGCATCGCCTCCCACCCCTTCGCGAACACCAGCGACGACTCCGCCGCGTTCGTGTCGCCGTAAGAATCGAAGCCGTCCGCTTCGATCCCCACGCCGGCCATCACGACCGGCACGTCGCCGTGGGTGTGCTTCTTGGTGGATAGGAACGTCGGGTGGTCGGGGCTGATCATCACGCGCCAGTCGTCGCCTCGCTCTTGGAGGGCCTCGACGAGCGGGCCGACGACGTCGGCGTCGATCCGCTCGATCGCTTTGACCTTCTCGTCCGCGCGGCCCTCGTGCGACGCCTCGTCGGGCGCCTCGACGTGGACACAAACCAGGTCGTACTCGTCGAATGCCTTGATGGCCGCGCGGCCTTTCGCCGCGTAGTCGGTGTCGAGGTAACCGGTGGCGCCCTCCACTTCGATGCGGTCCCAGCCGACCAGCGCCGCGATGCCGCGCAGCAGGTCGACGGCCGTGATCATCGCCCCGCGGGGGCCGAACTTCGTGGCGAACGGCTCGAGGCTCGGCGCGCCGCCCAGGCCCCACAGCCAGAGGTGCGTGGCCGGCGATTTTCCTGCTTTCACGCGGGCCTGGTTCACCGGGTGGTCGGCCAGCAGCGTTTCGGACTTCTCCATCAGTTCGACCAGCACGTCGCCGCCCGGCCCACGCGGGTGGGCGCCCTCGACGCTCAGATCGGTCCAGTCGTGCGGCGCCTCGGTCCGGGTGTCGGTCGAGAAGGGCGAGGGGAGCTTCTCGCCACGCCACAACAGCAGGTTGCGGTAGCTCACGCCCGGCACGAACTCCAGGGCGCCACAGAACCGCGGGTCGCTCGCCAGTTGCTCCTGGCAGTCTGCCAAGATCGCGGCGCCCTCGGTCGAGGTGATGTGGTCGGCGGTGAAGTCCTTCATCACCGGGCCGTCGTCGCCGTGGGTGATCGTCACGAGGTTGCAACGCACGGCCCAGTCGCTGGGCCCGAGTTCGATCCCTTGGGCGGCCGCCTCCATCGGCGCCCGGCCGGTGAAGTGGGCATGCGGGTCGTAGCCCAGCAGCGACAGGTTGCCGATCTCCGACCCGGCCGGCAGAGCCTTAGGCGTGTGGCAGGCCCGCGCGACGACCCCCGCCGCCGCGAGCGCGTCCATGTGCGGCGTGCGGGCCGCCTCGAGCGGCGTCTTGCCGGCGAGAGAATCTTGCGGCTCGTCGGCTGCGCCGTCGGGGATGATGATTGCGTACTTCATAGAGAGATGAACCACGAAGGAACAAAGGAACGACGGGAAGCACTGGCAAGCAGACTACTCGGGTGAAACCGTCTTTGAATTGTGAGAAGTTGAAGTTCAGTAGGAGGCCCAAACGACACGTAGTGAGTTTCAGGTAAGTAAACAGATTGGCCTTGGGGAAGGGGACCCGAATGTTCCTCAACTCCTGACAAAGGCAATGCTCGTAGACCGCCCCCAATGAGCCCGGTCCCAATTTGGTGTGCAACCGGAATGCCGCGCCGAGTAGGCAGTCGCGTACCTCTCGTCGCCCTCAGGAATCGGCTCGTACTCGGGCACAGTTTTCCCCCGCAAAGAGTTTCTCGTCGTTCCTCCGTGCCGTCGTGGTTCAACAAGCCTCAGCCCCGCACGCGCATGCCGACCGGGGTGGAGCGTACGCAGTCGAGAGCCGCGATGTCGCAGCACGCCTCGACGGCTTCGCCTTCGGTCGTGTCGTGGGTCATGATCACCAGCGGGGCCGAGCCGTCGCTCGCCTCGTGTTGCAGGACGCTGGAAATCGAGATCGCGTGCTCGCCCAGCACGCCGGTGATCTTGGCCAGCACGCCCGGTGTGTCGTCGACCATGAACCTCAGGTAGTAGCCGCCCACCGCCATCTTGGGGTCGGCCATCTCGACGCGGCTCGAGCGGTCGCTCCACAGCTCGAGTGTTTGGAACGTCACACGCGTGCGGCCGGCGGCCGTGTCGATCAGGTCGGCCACCACGGCCGAGGCGGTCGGCATCTGCCCGGCGCCGGGCCCTTGGTAGAACAGCTCGCCGACGGCGTCGGCGCGCACGTGCACGGCGTTCATCGGCCCCGACACGTCGGCCATCGCTCCGCCGCGGCGGACCAGGGTCGGCCCGACCGACAGTTGCACCCCGTCGGGAGTGAGCTCGGCGACGCCCAGCAGCTTGATGACGTAGCCCATCTGCTGGGCGTGTTGGATGTCCGCCACGTCGAGCGTGTCGATGCCGACGCACGGGATCTCCTCCCAGGCGACTCGGGCGCCGAACGCCAAGTGGGCGAGGATCGCCAGCTTCTGGGCCGTGTCGGCGCCGTTCACGT
This genomic window contains:
- a CDS encoding homoserine dehydrogenase, encoding MDKTKIGLIGLGTVGSGVAQLLLDHGDRTARHAGRVLWLEKVAVRDLNRPRDCELPAGVLTDQLDEVINHPEIEVVAELMGGVDLAREVVLRSLAAGKDVVTANKALLAAHGPELCDAARKHCRTIAFEASVAGGVPIITNLSQCLSANQVTSLTGILNGTCNFILAKMHSEGTPYGQALEEAQRLGYAEADPALDVNGADTAQKLAILAHLAFGARVAWEEIPCVGIDTLDVADIQHAQQMGYVIKLLGVAELTPDGVQLSVGPTLVRRGGAMADVSGPMNAVHVRADAVGELFYQGPGAGQMPTASAVVADLIDTAAGRTRVTFQTLELWSDRSSRVEMADPKMAVGGYYLRFMVDDTPGVLAKITGVLGEHAISISSVLQHEASDGSAPLVIMTHDTTEGEAVEACCDIAALDCVRSTPVGMRVRG
- the purE gene encoding 5-(carboxyamino)imidazole ribonucleotide mutase: MPADSESPLVGVIMGSQSDWETMRRAVEALEELGVPCEHRVVSAHRTPELMVEYAKEAEGRGLEVIVAGAGGAAHLPGMVASMTVLPVLGVPVQSKALSGIDSLLSIAQMPGGVPVGTLAIGAAGAKNAGLLAARILAASRPELRKKLHAFQQAQTDKVLAQKLT
- a CDS encoding GlcG/HbpS family heme-binding protein, whose product is MAAAVGVTLEQAQKMVAAAVAKSTEMGVLMNVAVVDAGGNLTAFAHMDGAWLGSIDISIKKARTARMFDMPTGAIGGLSQPGGPLYAIEHSNGGLITFPGGVPVTGADGELIGAIGVSGSTVEDDHAVAEAGAAAL
- a CDS encoding Y-family DNA polymerase, producing MVNVDWLFLDMNAFFASAEQQLRPELRGRPVAVVPTMTHRTCCIAASYEARPYGVRTGTNVGEALRLCPRLVLVEARHERYVDLHHAIIAAVETVLPVEKVCSVDEMVCQLSPQHRSVAEAVLQGQRVKEAIYRDVGEAMRCSVGLATNRFLAKVASNLKKPDGLTVLTREGLPKSLYRMKLDDFPGIARNMRARLERRGVRSVRQLCGLSRDDMVDIWESVLGEQWWHWLRGDEVPDRPTKRRTVGHSHVLPPELRTDGGSRGVMVRLLHKAAARLRKLEHWAGRMDLSVSYADDRPRWKVTIKLGRCQDTPTMLRALDEAWQTRTPSEVRHGRPIQVAITLYKLTPSVCATPSLFVEERKALEAARTMDMVNDQLGGGALYFASMHNTKETAPMRIAFTNIPNLEDERGAVGGSTREGKEERPLIATELKGTTKELRNKEKRHA
- a CDS encoding 5-(carboxyamino)imidazole ribonucleotide synthase; this encodes MANADTTPHEPLPPGSTLGVFGGGQLGRMFCEAASALGFKTHVFAPEGDCPASQAADAHTVADYHDFAAVAGFAESVDAVTLEFENVPVATAEAAARHTRVAPSGEALFMVQNRGREKRFLLGAGVPCAPFAMVRNNDELLAAVDLIGAPSVLKTTQFGYDGKGQVVLHDAAEAADAWAYLGRHKCVLEQFVEFRREVSVVVARGMDGATAVCGPIENDHKNHILDLSLLPAACDESVAAEARRVAELVAKELDLVGVVCVEFFETTDGQVVVNEIAPRPHNSGHLTIEACAASQFEQQARAIAGMPLGSFEAPRPAAMANLLGDLWSAGEPDWDAAKAVDGVQLHLYGKGSARPGRKMGHLTAVADTVEAARDAVLEARRRLGPS
- a CDS encoding cofactor-independent phosphoglycerate mutase — its product is MKYAIIIPDGAADEPQDSLAGKTPLEAARTPHMDALAAAGVVARACHTPKALPAGSEIGNLSLLGYDPHAHFTGRAPMEAAAQGIELGPSDWAVRCNLVTITHGDDGPVMKDFTADHITSTEGAAILADCQEQLASDPRFCGALEFVPGVSYRNLLLWRGEKLPSPFSTDTRTEAPHDWTDLSVEGAHPRGPGGDVLVELMEKSETLLADHPVNQARVKAGKSPATHLWLWGLGGAPSLEPFATKFGPRGAMITAVDLLRGIAALVGWDRIEVEGATGYLDTDYAAKGRAAIKAFDEYDLVCVHVEAPDEASHEGRADEKVKAIERIDADVVGPLVEALQERGDDWRVMISPDHPTFLSTKKHTHGDVPVVMAGVGIEADGFDSYGDTNAAESSLVFAKGWEAMPWWIGR
- a CDS encoding GxxExxY protein, with the translated sequence MPEFEPIPEGDEKLAKVVLDAAFRVHTKLGPGLLESVYEQCLCHELLQARILFQSQLMLPIQYDQIVIDAGLRLDLLVGERTVVELKAVESVLPIHKAQLFTYLKLTKCRLGLLLNFNVPQFKHGFTRVVC